One genomic region from Doryrhamphus excisus isolate RoL2022-K1 chromosome 14, RoL_Dexc_1.0, whole genome shotgun sequence encodes:
- the LOC131102328 gene encoding POU domain, class 2, transcription factor 2, producing MFVPLPVPFVFQRTASDFSAWRLKSSLAARSSPDIRMSKAEEEKAGTDYPGDGSDSDRNSPDEQVHPMKGSPFSLSPTPASKVKTDESSEMTHVSAPPPPPPQQQQQQQQQAQHHHTQLMLAGTQLAGLAALLPAQQQLLLQQAQAQLLAAAVQQSNAAHAAHAAVQQQQQQQQQSQTPQQQAAKQEQTVQAPPPPPQLALSQPIQLTAQDIQQLLQLQQLVLMPGHPLQSPAQFLLSQPPQTQQQQQQQQALLSTPNLIQLPQQSPGGLLTTPPRLGLQAQREKSGDGGGGGGGRSSAAPTGGGSVGSAASVGASSISGGTMAASLTAALAPGAHGAHIGGEEPSDLEELEQFARTFKQRRIKLGFTQGDVGVAMGKLYGNDFSQTTISRFEALNLSFKNMCKLKPLLEKWLSDAETMAVDSILPSPSSISSPLLGMEGLAGRRRKKRTSIETNVRLVLERNFSTNQKPTSEEILLMAEQLNMEKEVIRVWFCNRRQKEKRINPSSSSTPPLPGQTSPAVTHKAPCYSPHMISSPGVSQGSSSLSTPAATLSPSASCPMTPVSSVVAAGSASSSSLTPPPHSTASPAPPGLGAHGLNTGNTMMGVSTGINQALIGSNPLATMQALAANSGQLSLMEGGAGHMLLSAAGGAVPPSLRPSLFLNRPGLLPMVTGSISMATASPPAMGLMSGGGGGAIPRPAFTRSPPAGSLLSPTSCPEDSPCSSPASFCSFSEASPPPLGGAMAE from the exons ATATCAGGATGTCCAAAGCAGAGGAGGAGAAGGCCGGGACGGACTATCCTGGCGACGGCTCAG ACTCAGACAGAAACAGTCCAGACGAGCAG GTGCATCCAATGAAAGGCAGCCCGTTCAGCCTCTCCCCAACACCAGCCAGCAAG GTGAAGACGGATGAGAGTTCTGAGATGACCCACGTCAGCGCCCCACCACCGCCTCCTccccaacaacagcagcagcagcagcagcaggcccaGCATCACCACACACAACTGATGCTGGCAGGCACTCAGCTGGCGGGG CTCGCCGCTCTCCTCCCGGCCCAGCAACAGTTGCTCCTCCAGCAGGCGCAGGCGCAGCTCCTGGCCGCCGCCGTGCAACAGTCCAACGCCGCCCATGCAGCTCACGCCGCcgtgcagcaacagcagcagcagcagcagcaaagccAAACACCTCAGCAGCAGGCAGCCAAACAGGAGCAGACCGTGCAAGCTCCGCCTCCACCGCCGCAGCTGGCACTGTCTCAGCCAATCCAGCTCACGGCCCAG GACATCCAGCAGCTGCTGCAGCTCCAGCAGCTGGTTCTCATGCCAGGCCACCCCCTCCAGTCCCCGGCCCAGTTCCTCCTGTCGCAGCCCCCCCAGactcagcagcaacagcagcagcagcaag CTTTGCTCTCAACGCCAAATTTGATCCAGCTACCTCAGCAAAGCCCGGGGGGACTGCTGACAACTCCGCCCCGCCTGGGCCTCCAAGCACAG AGAGAGAAGAGCGGCGATGgcggcggaggaggcggcggcaggTCCTCCGCAGCGCCCACGGGTGGCGGCAGTGTGGGTTCGGCGGCGTCCGTAGGAGCCTCGTCCATCTCCGGCGGCACCATGGCCGCCTCGCTGACCGCTGCCTTGGCTCCCGGGGCCCACGGAGCTCACATCGGGGGCGAGGAACCCAGCgacctggaggagctggagcagTTTGCCCGCACCTTCAAACAACGCCGCATCAAGCTGGGATTCACCCAG GGGGACGTGGGCGTGGCCATGGGCAAACTATACGGCAACGACTTCAGCCAGACCACCATCTCCCGCTTTGAGGCCCTCAACCTGAGCTTCAAGAACATGTGCAAGCTCAAGCCTCTGCTGGAGAAGTGGCTGAGTGACGCAG AGACCATGGCGGTGGACAGCATTCTGCCCAGcccctcctccatctcctcccCCCTGCTGGGCATGGAGGGTCTCGCCGGCCGACGCAGGAAGAAGCGCACCAGCATCGAGACCAACGTGCGTCTGGTGCTGGAGCGCAACTTCAGCACG AACCAGAAGCCTACGTCGGAGGAGATCCTGCTGATGGCAGAGCAGCTCAACATGGAGAAGGAGGTGATCCGTGTCTGGTTCTGCAACCGGCGGCAGAAAGAGAAGCGCATCAACCCGTCCAGCAGCAGCACGCCGCCGCTGCCCGGTCAGACCTCGCCGGCCGTCACGCACAAAGCCCCCTGCTACAGCCCACACATG ATCTCCAGTCCGGGTGTGTCGCAGGGCAGCAGCAGCCTGAGCACACCAG CCGCCACTCTGTCCCCCTCGGCGTCCTGCCCCATGACGCCCGTCAGCTCCGTCGTCGCCGCTGGGTCCGCTTCCTCTTCGTCTTTGACTCCGCCCCCTCATAGCACAGCCAGCCCTGCCCCTCCCGGACTCGGGGCTCATGGACTCAACACGGG GAACACCATGATGGGAGTAAGCACAGGAATCAACCAGGCGCTCATCGGCAGCAACCCATTGGCTACCATGCAAG ccCTGGCAGCCAACAGCGGGCAACTGTCCCTCATGGAAGGGGGCGCGGGTCACATGCTTCTAAGTGCAGCCGGCGGTGCCGTTCCTCCCTCGCTGCGCCCCTCCCTCTTCCTCAATCGCCCCGGCCTGCTCCCCATGGTGACAGGCTCCATCTCCATGGCGACGGCCTCCCCGCCCGCCATGGGCCTGatgagcggcggcggcggaggggCCATCCCCCGGCCCGCCTTCACCCGGTCGCCGCCCGCCGGCAGCCTCCTGAGCCCGACCTCTTGCCCCGAGGATTCTCCCTGTTCCAGCCCCGCCTCTTTCTGTTCCTTCAGCGAAGCCTCGCCGCCCCCTCTGGGCGGGGCCATGGCTGAGTGA